A section of the Heterodontus francisci isolate sHetFra1 chromosome 7, sHetFra1.hap1, whole genome shotgun sequence genome encodes:
- the LOC137372401 gene encoding gamma-crystallin S-1-like has translation MQRDLSVLIHRSLKVSMQVQQAVKRQMPYIFPQIIFYEDRNFQGRYYECSTDCADLHSYFSSCNSIRVDSDWWVVYERTNYMGYQYVLSRGEYPDYQRWMGFNDSIRSCRTYSYYRGANYKMRIYEMTDFGGQMMELMDDCPSVYDRFRYHGIHSCHVMDGYWIFYEHPNYRGRQYFMRPGEYRRYSDWGGYKLTIGSFRRLRDF, from the exons atgcagcgagacctgagtgttctcataCACCGgtcattgaaggtaagcatgcaggtgcaacaggcggtaaaaaggcaaatg CCTTATATCTTTCCACAGATCATCTTTTATGAGGACAGGAACTTCCAGGGTCGGTACTATGAGTGCAGTACTGACTGTGCTGACCTGCACTCTTACTTCAGCAGTTGTAACTCCATCCGTGTTGACAGTGACTGGTGGGTGGTGTATGAGAGAACCAATTACATGGGATACCAGTATGTTCTGAGCAGGGGAGAATATCCTGACTACCAGCGCTGGATGGGATTCAATGACAGCATCAGGTCATGTCGCACCTACTCATAT TACCGAGGTGCAAACTACAAAATGAGGATTTACGAGATGACTGACTTTGGAGGACAGATGATGGAATTGATGGATGACTGCCCATCTGTCTATGATCGTTTCCGTTACCATGGCATTCACTCCTGCCATGTAATGGACGGTTACTGGATCTTCTATGAACATCCCAACTACAGAGGCCGACAGTACTTCATGAGACCTGGTGAATACAGGAGATACAGTGACTGGGGCGGCTACAAATTAACTATTGGATCTTTCCGGCGCCTGAGGGATTTTTAG